Genomic segment of Malus domestica chromosome 15, GDT2T_hap1:
CTCTTCAGTATTTATATTTGGTCTCTCTTATCAGTTATCCTCCTCCATGTATACAACTACCAGTGTCTGTTGAACATCCATTTGGAGAGACCTTTTtggtattttaattatttacccTGTGGATGACAGGTCTGTACCCAACGCTCATGGAAGCGACCGTATGGAGTTGGACTATTAGTAGGTGGGTTGGATGAGTCTGGAGCTCACCTGTATTACAACTGCCCAAGTGGAAACTACTTCGAATACCAGGCTTTTGCAATAGGGTCTCGCTCACAAGCTGCAAAGACATACTTGGAACGCAGGTTTGAGAATTTCACAGGCTCTACAAGGGAGGATCTGATCAAGGATGCCCTCATTGCAACAAGGGAAACCTTGCAGGGAGAAAAACTGAGAAGTTCCATATGCACAATTGCTGTGGTTGGAGTTGGGGAGCCATTCCATATATTGGATCAGGACACCGTCCAGAAGTTGATTGATGCATTTGAGATTGTGCAGGATGAGGCTCCTGCTGCTGAACCCGATGCTGGTGCTGAGCCTGCTGCAGCTGCAGAAGAGGGTGAGGGCTCTGGCGCTGGCGCTGGCGCTGGCGCTGACCAGGCAGCAGTTCCCGAACCGGATGTAGCTCCCATGGATATCTGAGGATGATAGATAGAAGCAGTTGTCTTTCCATCCCTTCAATGAGGTTTTCTTGCAGTATGTGGTTCTTAAGAGTATGGATGGTATTGGAGAAGATTACAATCTTCTGGTGAACATTTGccgtttctttttcttctcttataAACATTTTGAAAGTGGCTTCTGGTTAGATCGACTTTACATTCAATGTTTACCGTTACGATACAGTTATTGAACCTTATTGCTGTCGGAAAACTCGATTTTTATTGAATCGTTTACTGTCTGTGTTGTGCTTGTGATATTTTAACGTTAGAAAGTGGATAAA
This window contains:
- the LOC103450462 gene encoding proteasome subunit alpha type-1-A-like, whose translation is MFRNQYDTDVTTWSPAGRLFQVEYAMEAVKQGSAAIGLRSKTHVVLACVNKANSELSSHQKKIFKVDDHIGVAIAGLTADGRVLSRYMRSEAINYNYTYESPLPVGRLVVQLADKAQVCTQRSWKRPYGVGLLVGGLDESGAHLYYNCPSGNYFEYQAFAIGSRSQAAKTYLERRFENFTGSTREDLIKDALIATRETLQGEKLRSSICTIAVVGVGEPFHILDQDTVQKLIDAFEIVQDEAPAAEPDAGAEPAAAAEEGEGSGAGAGAGADQAAVPEPDVAPMDI